In Jaculus jaculus isolate mJacJac1 chromosome 4, mJacJac1.mat.Y.cur, whole genome shotgun sequence, a single genomic region encodes these proteins:
- the Actr1b gene encoding beta-centractin: MESYDIIANQPVVIDNGSGVIKAGFAGDQIPKYCFPNYVGRPKHMRVMAGALEGDLFIGPKAEEHRGLLAIRYPMEHGVVRDWNDMERIWQYVYSKDQLQTFSEEHPVLLTEAPLNPSKNREKAAEVFFETFNVPALFISMQAVLSLYATGRTTGVVLDSGDGVTHAVPIYEGFAMPHSIMRVDIAGRDVSRYLRLLLRKEGADFHTSAEFEVVRTIKERACYLSINPQKDEALETEKVQYTLPDGSTLDVGPARFRAPELLFQPDLVGDESEGLHEVLAFAIHKSDMDLRRTLFSNIVLSGGSTLFKGFGDRLLSEVKKLAPKDVKIKISAPQERLYSTWIGGSILASLDTFKKMWVSKKEYEEDGSRAIHRKTF, translated from the exons ATGGAGTCTTACGACATCATCGCCAACCAGCCGGTGGTCATCGACAAC GGTTCAGGAGTGATCAAGGCCGGCTTTGCAGGAGACCAGATTCCTAAATACTGTTTCCCAAACTA TGTTGGACGGCCTAAGCACATGAGAGTGATGGCTGGAGCCCTTGAAGGGGACCTCTTCATCGGACCGAAAGCAGAG GAGCACCGAGGTCTGCTGGCCATCCGCTACCCCATGGAACACGGTGTGGTGCGGGACTGGAATGACATGGAGCGTATCTGGCAGTATGTCTACTCCAAGGACCAGCTGCAGACTTTCTCCGAGGAG CATCCTGTTCTTCTAACAGAAGCCCCACTGAACCCCAGTAAGAACCGAGAGAAGGCAGCAGAGGTGTTCTTTGAGACCTTCAACGTGCCGGCCCTGTTTATTTCCATGCAGGCCGTGCTCAGCCT GTATGCAACAGGACGCACAACAGGAGTGGTTTTAGACTCAGGGGATGGGGTCACTCATGCTGTCCCTATCTATGAGGGCTTCGCCATGCCACACTCCATCATGCGGGTGGACATTGCTGGCCGTGACGTCTCCCGCTATCTGCGGTTGCTGCTGCGCAAGGAAGGGGCTGACTTTCATACCTCAGCCGAGTTTGAAGTTGTCCGGACCATCAAAGAG cGAGCCTGCTATCTGTCCATCAACCCACAAAAGGATGAGGCTCTAGAAACAGAGAAGGTGCAGTACACTTTGCCTGATGGCAGTACACTTGAT GTGGGGCCTGCACGCTTCCGGGCCCCTGAGCTGCTCTTCCAGCCGGACCTGGTGGGGGATGAAAGCGAGGGGCTCCACGAGGTGCTGGCCTTCGCCATCCACAAGTCTGACATGGACCTTCGCCGGACGCTGTTTTCCAACATTGTGCTGTCAGGGGGCTCAACACTTTTCAAAG GCTTCGGAGACCGGTTATTGAGTGAAGTGAAGAAGCTTGCCCCAAAAGATGTTAAAATCAAG ATCTCGGCCCCTCAGGAACGGCTATACTCCACGTGGATTGG TGGTTCCATCCTGGCCTCATTGGACACTTTTAAGAAGATGTGGGTATCGAAAAAGGAATATGAAGAAGATGGCTCACGTGCTATTCATCGTAAAACCTTCTAG
- the LOC101605951 gene encoding cytochrome c oxidase subunit 5B, mitochondrial, with translation MASRLLRGAGALAAQALRARGANGVAAVRSMASAGGVPTDEEQATGLEREIMIASQKGLDPYNMFPPKAASGTKEDPNLVPSVTNKRIVGCICEEDNSTVIWFWLHKGETQRCPNCGAHYKLVPHQMAH, from the exons ATGGCTTCAAGGTTACTTCGCGGAGCGGGGGCTTTGGCCGCGCAGGCCCTACGCGCCCGCGGTGCCAATGGCGTGGCCGCGGTGCGCTCCATGGCTTCTGCAG GTGGTGTTCCTACTGATGAGGAGCAGGCTACTGGACTGGAGAGGGAGATCATGATAGCTTCACAGAAGGGCCTG gaTCCATACAATATGTTTCCCCCAAAGGCAGCTTCAGGCACTAAGGAAGATCCTAATTTAGTTCCATCTGTCACCAACAAGAGAATAGTTGGCTGCATCT GTGAAGAGGACAACTCTACTGTCATCTGGTTCTGGTTACACAAAGGCGAGACTCAGCGATGCCCAAATTGTGGAGCCCACTACAAGCTGGTGCCCCACCAGATGGCCCACTGA